In Nocardia yunnanensis, one DNA window encodes the following:
- a CDS encoding DEAD/DEAH box helicase: protein MSTSPADSAPTDDERDVSGPSFADLGLDDRILRAIADVGYESPSPIQAATIPPLLDGHDVVGLAQTGTGKTAAFAIPVLQGLNESGKAPKALVLAPTRELAIQVAEAFGRYATHMPGVHVLPIYGGQNYAVQLSGLRRGAQVVVGTPGRVIDHLERGTLDLTELQYLVLDEADEMLKMGFQEDVERILRDTPAEKQVALFSATMPTAIRKISKQYLKEPVEITVKTKTSTNTNITQRWVLVSYQRKLDALTRILEVEPFEAMIIFVRTKQATEELAEKLRARGYSAAAINGDIAQAQRERTIGQLKSGVLDILVATDVAARGLDVDRISHVVNYDIPHDTESYVHRIGRTGRAGRSGEALLFVAPRERRLLDAIERATRQQVTEMQLPSVEDVNAQRVTKFHDAITENLNSANVPLFRKLIEEYEREHNIPLADIAAALAVGGHEGDTFFMEPDPEPAPRERRDRDRGPRAFDERGPRERREPSQHRQTGAELATYRISVGKRHKVAPGAIVGAIANEGGLRRSDFGHISIRPDHSLVELPADLSDETLNALSRTRISGQLIQLQLDQGPPGQQRPLSRAPRREFRDSKPRYERRKPRS, encoded by the coding sequence ATGAGTACCTCACCGGCCGACAGCGCTCCCACTGACGACGAGAGGGACGTTTCCGGCCCGTCCTTCGCCGATCTCGGCCTCGATGACCGCATCCTGCGGGCCATCGCGGATGTCGGCTACGAATCGCCGTCGCCCATTCAGGCAGCGACGATTCCGCCGCTGCTGGACGGCCACGACGTGGTGGGTCTGGCCCAGACCGGTACCGGTAAGACGGCCGCCTTCGCCATCCCCGTGCTGCAGGGCTTGAACGAGTCCGGCAAGGCCCCGAAGGCGCTGGTGCTGGCCCCGACTCGCGAACTGGCGATCCAGGTGGCGGAGGCGTTCGGCCGGTACGCCACGCACATGCCCGGCGTGCACGTGCTGCCCATCTACGGCGGGCAGAACTACGCGGTCCAGCTGTCGGGTCTGCGGCGCGGCGCACAGGTGGTGGTCGGCACCCCGGGGCGCGTCATCGATCACCTCGAGCGCGGCACCCTCGACCTCACCGAGCTGCAGTACCTGGTGCTCGACGAGGCCGACGAGATGCTCAAGATGGGCTTCCAGGAGGACGTCGAACGCATTCTGCGCGACACCCCCGCCGAGAAGCAGGTCGCGTTGTTCTCGGCCACCATGCCGACGGCGATCCGCAAGATCTCCAAGCAGTATCTGAAGGAACCGGTCGAGATCACGGTCAAGACCAAGACCTCCACCAACACCAACATCACCCAGCGCTGGGTGCTGGTGTCGTATCAGCGCAAGCTGGACGCGCTGACCCGCATCCTCGAGGTCGAGCCCTTCGAGGCGATGATCATCTTCGTGCGCACCAAGCAGGCCACCGAGGAGCTGGCCGAAAAGCTGCGCGCGCGTGGGTATTCCGCGGCCGCCATCAACGGCGATATCGCGCAGGCGCAGCGTGAGCGCACCATCGGCCAGCTCAAGTCGGGCGTGCTCGACATCCTGGTCGCCACTGACGTGGCCGCCCGCGGCCTGGACGTGGACCGCATCTCGCACGTCGTGAACTACGACATCCCGCACGACACCGAGTCCTACGTGCACCGCATCGGCCGCACCGGCCGCGCGGGCCGCTCCGGTGAGGCGCTGCTGTTCGTGGCCCCGCGCGAGCGCCGGCTGCTGGACGCCATCGAGCGCGCCACCCGCCAGCAGGTCACCGAGATGCAGCTGCCCAGCGTCGAGGACGTCAACGCGCAGCGCGTCACCAAGTTCCACGACGCCATCACCGAGAACCTGAACTCGGCCAATGTGCCGCTGTTCCGCAAGCTCATCGAAGAGTACGAGCGGGAACACAATATTCCGCTGGCGGACATCGCCGCGGCGCTCGCGGTCGGCGGCCACGAGGGCGACACCTTCTTCATGGAACCCGATCCGGAGCCCGCGCCGCGGGAACGCCGCGACCGGGACCGGGGGCCGCGCGCCTTCGACGAGCGTGGACCGCGCGAGCGCCGCGAGCCGTCGCAGCACCGCCAGACCGGCGCCGAGCTGGCCACCTACCGCATCTCGGTGGGCAAGCGGCACAAGGTCGCGCCGGGCGCGATCGTGGGCGCCATCGCCAACGAGGGCGGCCTGCGCCGCAGCGACTTCGGGCACATCAGCATCCGGCCCGACCATTCGCTGGTGGAACTGCCCGCCGACCTCTCGGACGAGACCCTGAATGCCTTGAGCCGCACCCGGATCAGCGGCCAGCTCATCCAGCTGCAGCTCGACCAGGGCCCGCCCGGACAGCAGCGCCCCTTGAGCCGCGCCCCGCGCCGCGAATTCCGCGACAGCAAGCCGCGTTACGAGCGCCGCAAGCCGCGCTCGTAA
- a CDS encoding carbon-nitrogen hydrolase family protein — MSEPAPAPERGDVTAAAGSVDVAVVQFDPHTDTVANLTALRAEVKAASELGAKVVVAPEYSMFATKRLDDRVLAAAEPLTGPFVNGLRGIAAEFGVHVVAGVVETGGPDQPAGHVYNTLVAATPDAEFATVYRKVHLYDAFGSRESDLLLAGQLDQCQTFTVDGVVFGLQTCFDLRFPEGIRRLAAAGAHVLLLPAQWIPGPGKVDQWTTLLRARAIENTMYVAAADQAAPRGAGTSMIVSPTGSVLAELGDQPGIATARVDLSHLTEVRTTNPSLALRRYTIRGE; from the coding sequence ATGTCCGAGCCGGCCCCCGCACCCGAGCGCGGTGACGTGACGGCGGCGGCGGGCTCGGTGGACGTGGCGGTGGTGCAATTCGATCCCCACACCGACACCGTGGCCAATCTCACCGCGCTGCGCGCGGAGGTCAAGGCGGCCAGCGAACTCGGGGCGAAGGTGGTGGTCGCGCCGGAGTATTCCATGTTCGCCACCAAGCGCCTCGACGATCGGGTGCTGGCCGCCGCCGAACCGCTGACCGGGCCTTTCGTCAACGGATTGCGCGGTATCGCAGCCGAATTCGGGGTGCATGTGGTGGCCGGCGTGGTCGAGACCGGCGGGCCGGATCAGCCCGCGGGCCACGTCTACAACACCCTCGTCGCCGCCACCCCCGACGCCGAATTCGCCACCGTCTACCGCAAGGTGCATCTCTACGACGCCTTCGGCTCTCGCGAATCGGATCTGCTCCTCGCCGGGCAGCTCGACCAGTGCCAGACCTTCACCGTCGACGGGGTCGTGTTCGGCCTGCAGACCTGCTTCGATCTGCGCTTCCCCGAGGGTATTCGGCGGCTGGCCGCCGCCGGGGCGCACGTGCTGCTGCTGCCCGCGCAGTGGATTCCCGGCCCCGGCAAGGTGGATCAGTGGACCACCCTGCTGCGCGCCCGGGCCATCGAGAACACCATGTACGTGGCGGCCGCCGACCAGGCCGCCCCGCGCGGCGCGGGCACCTCGATGATCGTCTCCCCCACCGGCTCGGTGCTGGCCGAACTCGGCGACCAGCCGGGCATCGCCACCGCCCGCGTCGACCTGTCCCACCTCACCGAGGTCCGCACCACCAACCCCAGCCTCGCCCTGCGCCGCTACACCATCCGCGGGGAATGA
- a CDS encoding phosphoribosyltransferase, protein MIYPDRGAAGRALGASLRHLRAADPVVLGLPRGGVPVAAAVRESIGGQLDVLLVRKLGVPWQPELAMGAIGEDGVRVLNHDVMRHSGVTPNQLSAVEDQERAELERRRRVLRARPPIPLRDRTVVIVDDGMATGATVAAGCEIARLHRPHRVVVAVPVSSIEALHRIRGLADELVCPWAPPSLGGVGAAYTDFHQLTDAEVVELLRPTASGDTGH, encoded by the coding sequence ATGATCTATCCGGATCGGGGGGCCGCCGGACGGGCGCTGGGTGCGAGTCTGCGGCACCTGCGCGCGGCGGATCCTGTGGTGCTGGGGCTGCCTCGGGGCGGGGTGCCGGTGGCCGCGGCGGTGCGGGAGTCGATCGGCGGGCAGCTGGATGTGCTGCTGGTGCGCAAGCTCGGGGTGCCGTGGCAGCCGGAGTTGGCCATGGGAGCCATCGGCGAGGACGGGGTGCGGGTGCTCAATCACGATGTCATGCGGCACTCCGGGGTCACGCCCAATCAGCTCTCGGCTGTAGAGGATCAGGAGCGAGCCGAACTGGAACGGCGGCGACGGGTGCTGCGGGCGCGACCGCCGATTCCCCTGCGGGACCGAACCGTGGTGATCGTCGACGACGGCATGGCCACCGGCGCGACCGTGGCCGCCGGCTGCGAGATCGCGCGCCTGCACCGCCCGCACCGGGTGGTGGTGGCGGTGCCGGTGTCCTCGATCGAGGCGCTGCACCGCATCCGCGGACTCGCCGACGAGCTGGTGTGCCCGTGGGCGCCGCCGTCACTGGGCGGGGTCGGCGCGGCCTACACGGATTTCCATCAGCTCACCGACGCCGAAGTGGTGGAGTTGTTGCGCCCCACCGCATCCGGCGACACCGGGCACTGA
- a CDS encoding alpha/beta hydrolase, with the protein MLYLAGARGRLHYRRWQLDHAHAALALLPGIGQHSAHYHRFARALAAHGIELWALDTSGHGLSEGDPERPGTIHELAADARMFLEQVRAQANSAPFLMGHSLGAATTLAVLRDAEPGEYPGLVLSGTPKAVLEGKSPKSARGADTSNRESAQPRSRAAVATEQDSDWPGPRLPEGLPVLVVHGEDDRRAPLDPVQAWSAQVGARFHAYRNAGHDLLHEPAHTEVTAEIVDFVHARSLV; encoded by the coding sequence ATGCTCTACCTCGCGGGCGCTCGCGGCCGCCTTCACTACCGACGCTGGCAGCTCGACCATGCTCATGCCGCGCTGGCGCTCTTGCCCGGAATCGGCCAGCACAGTGCGCACTATCACCGTTTCGCCCGGGCGCTGGCCGCCCACGGCATCGAACTCTGGGCCCTCGACACCTCCGGCCACGGCCTCAGCGAAGGCGATCCGGAACGGCCGGGCACCATCCACGAACTGGCCGCCGATGCCCGGATGTTCCTGGAGCAGGTTCGTGCGCAAGCGAATTCCGCGCCGTTCCTGATGGGGCATTCGCTCGGCGCGGCCACCACGCTGGCGGTGCTGCGGGACGCGGAACCGGGCGAGTACCCGGGACTGGTGCTGTCCGGCACGCCCAAGGCGGTGCTGGAGGGCAAGTCGCCCAAGTCCGCGCGCGGCGCCGACACCTCGAATCGGGAGAGCGCTCAGCCGCGTTCGCGGGCGGCGGTGGCGACCGAACAGGATTCGGACTGGCCGGGGCCGCGACTGCCCGAGGGCCTGCCGGTGCTGGTGGTGCACGGCGAGGACGATCGCCGCGCGCCGCTGGACCCGGTGCAGGCCTGGTCGGCTCAGGTCGGCGCCCGATTCCACGCCTACCGCAACGCCGGCCACGACCTGCTGCACGAGCCCGCGCACACCGAGGTCACCGCCGAGATCGTCGATTTCGTGCACGCCCGCTCCCTGGTGTGA
- a CDS encoding bifunctional RecB family nuclease/DEAD/DEAH box helicase codes for MLFGDRVVCSAGDLVTAARCEFALLRALDAELGLVTPVDLPSPGALTRTPDPAVEHRLADLRDRYGPAVTRIRLSPPAAAAVGASGPAARLSHNPRESPAAAEPGGPFGPSDSLAVDGSATVVPEELRDAALAGLRAAHAETLTALGDDAEAVAGAVVFDGDFAARCAFLVREHSPEAHDYVVTGVAGRRDRIATLLGLAAMAEALHRNGFRAAPHARIWEDGSARTHPLADMAVVYRARRSRLNLIVDTKLGELLPVQWGDRRFLACGHCPTCTAELETRRDLLLVAGMRPATRAHLRDAGITTLDRLAVADSAVTGIPAATLTTLRRQAEVQILRERTGRPVHALIDPAALVALPAPTPGDLFVSVIAAPAPAAMTHTPAGITCAAGDLIVTVSSATIAEPAGAHAHAADRAAHRTGESATHGEPLRLAAAAAESRDEIDTAAALATALPGPETGTVALGFVPTPATPKAERTFVIRAKDRDHASGAWSARHDDADALLEFLLRRQREFPELRIHHYRGDLRALLNGIGERDSEGEDVVAELLPALVDLYPVVRAALVVGERSYDLHQLPPNQEESDCGAEAVLRLRDWLLELAAEHQVRPSRRWSYDYAETGPDEIEAALREFADSDGEQRGQAQEAAGLAAAALGYHRRERRPLRWAHDDRLDHPVDEWADTAGVLVADSGSVDTDWHSTGHHPMRRYLTLTGRLGTGNAPPPGTPVLTLYDRAVPGMHAVPGLRAIAHATVLGCALDTNFEDVVRVVELLPEGCEPYEELPAAIAPCPPGHDLHLADALEDTAHQLLVTLPQVPETAVFDILCRRPPRLRSGEALPEVFGDHAAAVTAAVLGLDNSYVAVQGPPGTGKTETTARAVERLVTRYKWRVGVIARSHQVVEHVLDAVVQVGVLPELVAKADARAVAPEWLPIEASRYARFLDNAVNGGVVGGLSGDFTDPERIPRDSLDLLVIVDAGKFPLAEAMAVAVAARNLLLVGDPAPPAARGAHPESIAESVLGRLLGAHRTLPATYGYFLDRTWRMHPRMCGPVSRLRYDNRLRSNETVTLARELDGIPPGVRTVPVEHHGNSTESAEEAREIVRQVRTLLGLPWHTGALTRRLHPHDILVVAPYHAQVARIRTLLSRARIEDVLVGTPDHFQGREAAVVLVSMTTSAPADAPHGIGALLSRHWLTSAISRAMWSAIIVRSPLLTEYLPATATEVSDLAAVLQLDRV; via the coding sequence ATGCTGTTCGGTGATCGTGTCGTGTGCAGCGCCGGTGACCTGGTGACGGCGGCGCGTTGTGAGTTCGCGCTGCTGCGCGCGCTCGACGCCGAACTGGGACTGGTGACGCCGGTGGACCTCCCGTCCCCCGGCGCGCTGACCCGCACCCCCGATCCGGCCGTCGAGCACCGCCTGGCCGACCTGCGCGACCGCTACGGCCCGGCCGTCACCCGCATCCGGCTATCCCCGCCCGCGGCGGCCGCCGTCGGCGCGAGCGGCCCCGCCGCCCGGCTATCCCATAACCCGCGCGAATCCCCTGCCGCCGCGGAGCCGGGCGGCCCGTTCGGCCCGAGCGACTCGCTCGCCGTCGACGGTTCGGCTACCGTCGTCCCGGAGGAATTACGCGACGCGGCGCTGGCGGGGCTGCGTGCCGCGCACGCCGAAACCTTGACCGCCCTGGGCGACGACGCGGAGGCGGTCGCGGGCGCGGTGGTGTTCGACGGGGATTTCGCCGCCCGGTGCGCGTTCCTGGTCCGCGAGCATTCACCGGAGGCCCACGATTACGTGGTCACCGGGGTCGCCGGGCGCCGGGACCGGATCGCGACCCTGCTGGGCCTGGCCGCCATGGCGGAAGCGCTGCACCGCAACGGCTTCCGTGCCGCACCACACGCCCGGATCTGGGAGGACGGCAGCGCCCGCACGCATCCGCTGGCGGATATGGCGGTGGTCTATCGGGCGCGGCGGTCGCGGCTGAACCTCATCGTCGACACCAAACTCGGTGAGCTGCTGCCCGTGCAGTGGGGTGACCGCCGCTTCCTGGCCTGCGGCCACTGTCCCACCTGCACCGCCGAACTCGAGACCCGCCGCGACCTGCTGCTGGTCGCGGGCATGCGCCCGGCCACCCGCGCCCACCTGCGCGACGCCGGCATCACCACCCTGGACCGGCTGGCCGTCGCGGACTCGGCCGTCACGGGCATTCCCGCCGCCACCCTCACCACCCTGCGCCGCCAGGCCGAAGTGCAGATCCTGCGCGAGCGCACCGGCCGCCCGGTACACGCGCTCATCGACCCGGCGGCTCTGGTCGCGCTGCCCGCCCCGACCCCGGGCGATCTGTTCGTGAGCGTCATCGCCGCGCCCGCACCGGCCGCCATGACCCACACGCCCGCCGGAATCACCTGCGCGGCAGGCGATCTCATCGTCACCGTCAGCTCCGCCACGATCGCGGAGCCCGCGGGTGCGCACGCGCACGCCGCCGATCGCGCGGCGCACCGGACCGGCGAGTCCGCGACCCACGGTGAGCCCCTCCGCCTCGCCGCGGCCGCGGCCGAATCCCGCGACGAGATCGACACCGCCGCCGCCCTGGCGACCGCCCTGCCCGGACCGGAAACCGGCACCGTCGCACTGGGTTTCGTGCCCACCCCGGCCACGCCCAAGGCCGAGCGCACCTTCGTGATCCGCGCCAAGGACCGCGACCACGCGTCCGGCGCCTGGTCGGCACGCCACGACGACGCCGACGCGCTGCTCGAATTCCTGCTGCGGCGGCAGCGCGAGTTCCCGGAATTGCGCATCCACCACTATCGCGGTGATCTACGCGCCCTGCTCAACGGCATCGGCGAACGGGATTCCGAGGGCGAGGACGTGGTCGCCGAGCTGCTCCCCGCCCTGGTCGATCTGTATCCGGTGGTGCGGGCGGCGCTGGTGGTCGGCGAACGCTCCTACGATCTGCATCAGCTGCCGCCCAATCAGGAGGAGAGCGACTGCGGCGCGGAAGCCGTACTGCGACTGCGGGATTGGCTGCTGGAACTGGCCGCCGAACATCAGGTGCGACCCAGCCGGCGCTGGTCCTACGACTACGCGGAGACCGGACCCGACGAAATCGAGGCGGCGCTGCGGGAATTCGCGGACAGCGACGGCGAACAGCGCGGCCAGGCGCAGGAGGCGGCCGGGCTGGCGGCCGCCGCACTGGGCTATCACCGGCGCGAGCGACGGCCGCTGCGCTGGGCGCACGACGACCGGCTCGACCACCCGGTGGACGAATGGGCCGACACCGCAGGGGTACTGGTGGCCGACTCCGGCTCGGTGGACACCGACTGGCACAGCACCGGCCACCACCCCATGCGCCGGTATCTGACGCTCACCGGCCGGCTCGGCACCGGCAACGCGCCGCCGCCGGGCACCCCGGTGCTCACCCTCTACGACCGGGCCGTGCCCGGCATGCACGCGGTGCCGGGCCTGCGCGCCATCGCGCACGCCACCGTCCTCGGCTGCGCCCTCGACACCAATTTCGAGGACGTGGTGCGTGTGGTCGAGCTGCTGCCCGAGGGCTGCGAACCCTACGAGGAACTGCCCGCGGCCATCGCGCCGTGTCCGCCCGGCCACGACCTGCATCTGGCGGATGCGTTGGAGGACACCGCCCATCAACTGCTGGTGACCCTGCCGCAGGTGCCGGAGACGGCGGTCTTCGACATTCTCTGCCGCCGCCCGCCCCGGCTGCGCTCCGGTGAGGCGCTGCCGGAGGTGTTCGGCGATCACGCCGCCGCCGTCACCGCGGCCGTGCTCGGACTCGACAATTCGTATGTGGCGGTGCAGGGCCCGCCCGGCACCGGCAAGACCGAGACCACCGCCCGCGCCGTGGAAAGGCTTGTCACCCGGTACAAGTGGCGCGTCGGCGTGATCGCGCGCTCCCACCAGGTGGTCGAGCATGTACTGGACGCGGTCGTGCAGGTGGGCGTGCTGCCGGAACTCGTGGCCAAGGCCGACGCGCGTGCGGTGGCCCCGGAATGGCTGCCCATCGAAGCGTCGCGCTACGCCCGTTTCCTCGACAATGCGGTGAACGGCGGTGTGGTGGGCGGGCTTTCGGGCGACTTCACCGATCCCGAGCGCATTCCCCGCGACAGCCTGGACCTGCTGGTGATCGTGGACGCCGGGAAGTTCCCGCTCGCCGAGGCCATGGCGGTGGCGGTGGCGGCCCGGAACCTGCTGCTGGTGGGCGATCCCGCGCCGCCGGCCGCGCGCGGCGCCCACCCCGAGTCGATCGCGGAATCCGTGCTGGGCCGGCTGCTGGGCGCGCATCGCACGCTGCCCGCGACCTACGGCTATTTCCTGGATCGCACCTGGCGCATGCATCCGCGCATGTGCGGGCCGGTATCGCGGCTGCGCTACGACAATCGGCTGCGCTCCAACGAAACCGTCACCCTGGCAAGGGAACTCGACGGCATTCCGCCCGGCGTGCGGACCGTGCCGGTCGAACATCACGGCAACAGCACCGAATCCGCCGAGGAGGCACGGGAAATCGTGCGACAGGTGCGGACGCTGCTGGGCCTGCCCTGGCACACCGGCGCGCTCACCCGCCGCCTGCACCCGCACGACATCCTGGTGGTCGCGCCCTACCACGCGCAGGTGGCGCGCATCCGAACCCTGTTGTCGCGGGCGCGAATCGAGGACGTGCTGGTCGGCACGCCCGACCATTTCCAGGGCCGGGAGGCGGCGGTGGTGCTGGTCTCCATGACCACCTCCGCACCGGCGGACGCCCCGCACGGCATCGGCGCGCTGCTGTCGCGGCACTGGCTCACCAGCGCCATCTCGCGGGCCATGTGGTCGGCGATCATCGTGCGCTCACCGCTGCTGACCGAATACCTCCCGGCC